CGAAAGGCTGGACTTCCCGGGCCTGATTTCGAGCAACGCGGCCCATATTTTGTCGTGACTGTCTGGCGGGACTGGTTGACGGATGAGGTTTTGGCAAGGTTCCAATTAAACGAGAGGCAATTGCTGACAGTGTCTTATGTAAAAAAAATGGGGCGTATTTCCAATTCTGAATATCAAAAGTTGACCGGAGCTTCACGACCGACAGCCAGCCGAGATCTGGACGAATTATCTAAGAGAGGAATTTTGAAGAAAATAGGGACAACCGGTAAAGGCACCCATTACCTTCTTTCAAAGAAACGCATCACAAAGGACTTTAAGGAATCATAAGATGAAAGGCATCATAAACGCATCAAAGGCCTCAAGATTGGGACAACGGGTCGGGCTACCCGCTTGTTTTTCGAAAGAAACCCGACATTGAGGCAGATGGGGTATTTGGGCACCAAAGGGGCAACAAGGGCCGTGAACCTTAAAAGAGGATGTATGAGAACGCGAAGTGAACCGATGGCGTGTTCGGAGTACCTGCGTCTGAGAGGGCGAGGACGCAGGTGAAGCCGGTTTCGGATTCGGCAGCGCGCACATATCTGTAGCGAGATGGAGGGGAAAGAAGACGCACAGCCCTCGCCGGCTGACTATGTCCGGCAGCAGGATGGAGTTGCGGACAGGATCACCACGCTGAAAGGTTCCATGGATGCCCTGCCGTTCGAGGAAGGTGAGTTCGACGTGATCTGGTCCGAAGGGGCCGTCTACAACATGGGCTTCGAGGCCGGGGTATCGGC
This portion of the Desulfatiglans anilini DSM 4660 genome encodes:
- a CDS encoding class I SAM-dependent methyltransferase, with the translated sequence MEGKEDAQPSPADYVRQQDGVADRITTLKGSMDALPFEEGEFDVIWSEGAVYNMGFEAGVSA